The sequence below is a genomic window from Candidatus Methylomirabilota bacterium.
GCGCGGCCGTGGCGCGCCTGGTCGCCCGACTGCCCGACAACTACCACCGCGTCACGCTGGGCGAGGCGAGCGACGCCGTCGACACTCCCGCGGTCGTTCTCGTCGACGCCGTGATCGACCAGCTGGAGCGCGCGCTCGCCCTCAAGCGGCGGCACGCGGCGCTCGAGATCGTCGTGCTCGGCGACGCCAGCAGCCTGCCGGCGACTCCGTCGGAGCACGTCTACGCCTACCTCGTAAACACGCTGCCCGCCGCCATCATCGCGCAGGCGCTCGCCAACGCCTTCCTGCACGCGCAGCTCCGCGCGGAACAGGAGCGCACGAAGGCGCACCTGGAGCGGTTGACCACGGAGTCCCAGAAGCTGAATGCCATCGGCATCGCGCTCTCGGCCGAGCGGGACAGGGCGGCCCTGCTGGGGCTCGTCCTGTCGAAGGCGCGAGAGATCACGCACGCCGATGCCGGGTCCCTGTACCTCGTGGAGGAGGACTCGGAGGGATCCCGGCAACTCCGCTTCATCGTCGTCCAGAACGATAGCTTCCCGGCGCCGTTCGAGGGCAGCACCCTGCCGGTGGACTCCCAGAGCGTGGCCGGTCACGTGGCGCTCACGGGAGAGGTGCTGAACCTCCAGGACGCCTACGCCGCGCTCCCGGGGGCGCCCTTCGAGATCGACCGCAAGTACGATGGGCAGACCAGCTACCGCACGAAGTCCATGCTCGTGGTGCCGATGAAGACCCCCGACGGCCACACCATCGGCGTTCTCCAGCTCATCAACTGCAAGCTGGATCCGGGGCGGCGCCTCGGCTCCCGGGAAGAGATCGAGCGGGAGGCGCGCCCCTTCCCCGCCCGCTTCGAGGATCTCGCGTGCTCGGTCGCCTCCCAGGCGGCCGTCGCGCTCGAGAACAGCCGGCTCTACGCGGAGCTGCGGGCCGCGCTGGCCAAGGTCGAAGCCTCGCAGCGACGCATCGTGCAGGTCGAGCGGCTCCGGGCCCTGGGCGAGATGGCGGGCGGGCTCGCCCACGATTTCAACAACACGCTCGCCGTCGTCCTGGGCCGGGCCCAGCTCCTCCTCAACCAGACCGACGATCCCGAGATCCGCCGCCAGCTGCGCGTCATCGAGGAGGCGGCGACGGAGGGCGCGCGGACCATCCGCCGGATCATGGAGTTCGCGCGCAAGCGGCGCGACCGGCCGTTCCAGTCGGTCGAGCTGAACCAGCTCATCCGGGAGGTCGTGGAGCTGACCCGACCCCGCTGGAAGGACGACGCCGAGGCCAGGGGCATCGCGTACGAGGTGCGCGTGGAGACCACGCCGGTGCTGCCGGTGGCCGGCGATCCCTACGAGCTGCGCGAGGCCCTGACCAACGTCGTGCTCAACGCGCTGGACGCCATGCCCAGGGGTGGCCTGATCATGCTGGCGACGAGCGGCGAGGGCGACCACGTGCGCTGCGTGGTCACGGACACCGGTGTCGGAATGACCGAGGAGGTCCGTCACCGGGTCTTCGAGCCGTTCTTCACCACCAAGGGGGAGAAGGGGAGCGGGCTCGGGCTGAGCGTGATGTACGGAA
It includes:
- a CDS encoding ATP-binding protein, producing the protein MIYRVFYFAGAAVARLVARLPDNYHRVTLGEASDAVDTPAVVLVDAVIDQLERALALKRRHAALEIVVLGDASSLPATPSEHVYAYLVNTLPAAIIAQALANAFLHAQLRAEQERTKAHLERLTTESQKLNAIGIALSAERDRAALLGLVLSKAREITHADAGSLYLVEEDSEGSRQLRFIVVQNDSFPAPFEGSTLPVDSQSVAGHVALTGEVLNLQDAYAALPGAPFEIDRKYDGQTSYRTKSMLVVPMKTPDGHTIGVLQLINCKLDPGRRLGSREEIEREARPFPARFEDLACSVASQAAVALENSRLYAELRAALAKVEASQRRIVQVERLRALGEMAGGLAHDFNNTLAVVLGRAQLLLNQTDDPEIRRQLRVIEEAATEGARTIRRIMEFARKRRDRPFQSVELNQLIREVVELTRPRWKDDAEARGIAYEVRVETTPVLPVAGDPYELREALTNVVLNALDAMPRGGLIMLATSGEGDHVRCVVTDTGVGMTEEVRHRVFEPFFTTKGEKGSGLGLSVMYGIIVRHGGEVDVESRPGHGSAFTIRLPVAREPVAPPAPPAPAPPRPGARVLVIDDEPHVRAIIMETLTRDGYQVIACGDGREGISRFDAETFDVVVTDLGMPGLTGWDVAQHVKRQRPRTPVVLVTGWGDRLSAEEIQTRGVDFLVSKPFALDQVRAVVRRALVPR